A stretch of Lathyrus oleraceus cultivar Zhongwan6 chromosome 6, CAAS_Psat_ZW6_1.0, whole genome shotgun sequence DNA encodes these proteins:
- the LOC127093866 gene encoding uncharacterized protein LOC127093866: MSTDEVEELEGQKDQEVKDKGEDKDKVIVPPSPYKPPIPYPQRLKHTKIDNQYKKFIKMIEKFHVEIPFTKVITQIPSYAEFLKEILTNKRRLDDPKPLECNSIAENKLSKKEKYLGSFSIPCILGNHVIDKAFLDLGASVSLMPLAVYRRLNLGELQPTKISLQLVDRSVKYPIGILEDIPVRIGQLYIPTDFVVMDIKEDDEIPILLGRPFLSIAGAIIDVKRGKLTFEVGDEKIEFILSKFLMAPVIEDSCYAIDIIDECIRELDQEGPPEKMKFPSTPIRGDDIFGIKPYMDDNLHECLALTPNHMPCPKKPSIELKELPKNLRYEFLDEELNHPVIVRATLKEDETNQLLDILQKYPLTLGYNIFDLKGISPSVCMHRILLEEDSKPSREHQRRINPIMSDVVKKEVLKLLEAGIIYQISDSKWVSPIHVVPKKGGATVVENEKGKHVAKRVENGWLSEKGIEVDKAKIEVIENLKPPKTIKEVRIFFGHAGFCRRFIKDFSRITKPLTSLLMKDIEFIFDEKCIEAFNLLKQALISAPIMQPPDWDQPFEIMCDASDYAVGAVLWQRKDKKLHVIYYASRTLDAAQLNYATIEKELLPVVFAIDKF; encoded by the exons ATGTCTACAGATGAAGTAGAGGAACTAGAGGGACAAAAAGACCAGGAAGTGAAAGATAAGGGAGAAGATAAAGATAAAGTTATTGTTCCACCCTCTCCTTATAAACCACCAATTCCATACCCGCAAAGACTTAAACATACCAAAATTGATAACCAATATAAAAAGTTTATAAAGATGATCGAGAAATTCCACGTAGAAATCCCATTCACCAAAGTCATCACCCAGATACCATCTTATGCTGAATTCCTTAAAGAAATCTTGACCAACAAACGTAGGCTTGATGATCCCAAACCTTTAGAGTGCAACTCCATTGCTGAGAATAAACTTTCTAAGAAGGAGAAATATCTCGGAAGCTTTTCCATACCTTGTATTTTAGGGAATCATGTTATAGATAAAGCATTCCTAGACTTGGGAGCAAGCGTaagcttaatgcctttagcagtttaTAGAAGGTTAAACCTAGGAGAATTGCAACCGACTAAGATATCTCTTCAATTAGTCGACAGATCTGTAAAATATCCAATAGGAATATTAGAAGACATTCCAGTTAGAATCGGccaactttatatcccaacagatTTCGTGGTAATGGACATTAAAGAAGACGACGAAATCCCAATCCTCCTTGGTAGACCTTTCTTATCAATAGCGGGAGCcataatagatgttaaaagaggaaaattaactttTGAAGTAGGTGATGAAAagatagaatttatactttcCAAATTCCTAATGGCACCCGTCATAGAAGACTCATGTTATGCCATcgatatcattgatgaatgcatAAGGGAGCTAGATCAAGAAGGACCTCCCGAGAAAATGAAATTTCCCTCAACTCCCATAAGAGGAGACGACATATTTGGAATTAAGCCTTACATGGATGACAACCTTCATGAATGCTTAGCACTTACCCCGAACCATATGCCATGTCCTAAGAAACCATCTatagaacttaaggaactacccaagaaTCTAAGATATGAGTTTTTAGATGAAGAACTAAATCACCCTGTTATAGTGAGGGCCACCTTGAAAGAAGATGAAACGAATCAACTTTTAGATATCTTGCAAAAGTATCCCTTAACTTTAGGATATAACATATTTGATCTCAAAGGGATAAGCCCATCCGTGTGCATGCACCGAATCTTGCTGGAGGAAGATTCTAAACCTTCTAGAGAACATCAACGAAGgataaaccctataatgagcGATGTGGTTAAGAAAGAAGTACTAAAACTACTAGAGGCTGGTATAATTTATCAAATTTcagatagtaagtgggtgagccctaTACATGTGGTACCTAAAAAAGGAGGTGCCACTGTTGTGGAAAATGAGAAAGGCAAGCATGTAGCTAAGCGTGTGGAAAACGGTTGGC TCTCTGAAAAAGGCATTGAGGTTGATAAAGCCAAAATAGAGGTTATAGAAAACCTCAAACCACCTAAGACCATTAAGGAAGTCCGAATCTTTtttggacacgccggtttctgTCGACGCTTTATTAAAGACTTCTCTAGAATAACCAAACCTCTGACTAGCCTTCTAATGAAAGATATCGAGTTTATTTTTGACGAAAAATGTATTGAAGCATTCAACCTTTTGAAACAAGCACTGATTTCTGCACCTATTATGCAACCTCCGGATTGGGACCAACctttcgaaatcatgtgtgatgctagcgattacGCTGTTGGTGCTGTTCTATGGCAAAGAAAAGACAAGAAATTACATGTAATTTActatgccagtagaaccctagatgccgcccaacttaactatgcaacaaTCGAGAAAGAACTCCTCCCTGTTGTTTTTGCTATTGATAAATTTTGA